In one window of Candidatus Scalindua sp. DNA:
- a CDS encoding DUF1858 domain-containing protein encodes MEINRNTIIKDIVKKHPETLAVFRKYNLVVAGGVRGPNEPLAFFSKAHEVDYDEIVRELKEAIEKGVDESVEEVELKEDKVYERFVKTAILITLTMGVTFGAAILSHIGFKRDFKTDFHSIIQVHGHAQLFGWVGLCIIGFAYYIVPRVKNVELRYSELTATSFWLMVIGNILRIFSQPFSNETINVILPVSGLLECAAIITFAFIIFSTVFASNEKREAYDKFIVAGVIWFLICGFMNFFMDVYLFFTNTHEIPGAIYSPFVHVFLLGFVFMFIFAVNIRTVYAFLDVKTVRVSAVNITFWLLNITIPVYFVANSLTYRFPSLLMISNLTIYMVALSVLVFVYGIRVFEKSTRELDDVVMDRSYAKTIRAAYVWLIIGVLILGAKTFFGPFSEQRYLFHGAANHALTVGFVTMMIVGYASKMIPTFKGINMSSLWLSNLSFVLLNLGCFLRVSTQVMIGFSGDFYYSVIGISGWIELVAIGMFGYNVWRTMNAEEEEEKKPGKSINEITKETKIFDVVDQYPETLDVFLKFGFKQLSNPVARRTIAKMFTVEQATKIHPVQIDDLIKALNERIKKI; translated from the coding sequence ATGGAAATAAATAGAAATACGATAATTAAGGACATTGTTAAGAAACATCCTGAGACACTGGCCGTCTTTAGGAAATATAATCTGGTTGTTGCCGGGGGTGTGAGAGGACCGAATGAGCCATTAGCCTTTTTTTCCAAGGCACATGAGGTTGATTATGATGAAATAGTCAGAGAATTGAAAGAGGCAATTGAAAAAGGGGTAGATGAGAGTGTTGAGGAGGTAGAGTTAAAGGAAGATAAGGTTTATGAAAGATTTGTAAAGACTGCCATCCTGATTACCTTGACTATGGGTGTTACCTTTGGAGCGGCTATTTTATCACATATTGGTTTCAAAAGGGATTTTAAGACTGACTTTCACTCGATTATTCAGGTACATGGCCATGCACAGCTGTTTGGGTGGGTAGGACTTTGTATTATCGGCTTTGCCTATTATATTGTTCCACGGGTGAAAAATGTTGAACTGCGCTATAGTGAATTGACCGCGACGAGTTTCTGGTTAATGGTAATCGGAAACATTTTAAGAATATTTTCCCAACCCTTTTCTAATGAAACCATAAACGTTATTCTGCCGGTTTCCGGGTTATTAGAATGTGCCGCAATCATCACATTCGCTTTCATAATATTCAGTACCGTGTTTGCAAGCAATGAGAAGAGAGAGGCCTATGACAAATTTATTGTGGCAGGTGTAATATGGTTCCTGATCTGCGGTTTCATGAATTTCTTCATGGATGTCTATCTCTTTTTTACAAATACTCATGAGATACCAGGGGCTATTTACAGCCCTTTTGTTCACGTTTTTTTGCTTGGTTTTGTGTTCATGTTCATATTTGCGGTAAATATCAGGACTGTTTATGCCTTCCTTGATGTAAAGACGGTCAGGGTTTCAGCCGTAAATATTACGTTCTGGCTTTTAAATATAACCATACCTGTTTATTTTGTCGCTAACTCCCTGACCTACCGATTCCCCTCTTTACTGATGATTTCAAATCTTACCATATATATGGTGGCTCTGTCTGTTTTGGTTTTTGTCTATGGTATCAGGGTATTTGAAAAATCGACGAGGGAGCTTGATGACGTTGTAATGGATAGAAGTTATGCAAAAACAATCAGGGCTGCTTATGTCTGGCTGATTATTGGGGTTCTCATCCTTGGAGCCAAGACCTTTTTCGGGCCGTTTTCCGAACAACGGTACCTGTTTCATGGTGCTGCGAACCATGCACTTACCGTAGGGTTTGTTACTATGATGATTGTGGGATACGCATCAAAGATGATTCCAACGTTTAAGGGCATAAATATGTCCAGTCTCTGGCTTTCTAATCTGAGTTTTGTTCTCTTGAACCTGGGTTGCTTTTTAAGAGTTTCGACTCAGGTGATGATTGGATTCTCGGGCGATTTCTATTACTCTGTCATTGGTATTTCCGGCTGGATTGAGCTCGTGGCAATCGGTATGTTTGGATATAATGTGTGGCGGACGATGAATGCAGAGGAAGAGGAGGAAAAAAAACCCGGGAAAAGCATAAACGAAATTACCAAGGAGACAAAAATATTTGATGTTGTTGATCAGTATCCTGAAACCCTGGATGTGTTTCTGAAGTTTGGATTTAAACAGTTAAGTAATCCTGTCGCAAGGAGGACGATAGCAAAGATGTTTACCGTTGAACAGGCTACAAAGATACACCCTGTTCAAATTGATGATCTGATAAAGGCATTGAACGAGAGGATCAAAAAGATATAG
- a CDS encoding mannose-1-phosphate guanylyltransferase, with product MSYAVIMAGGSGTRFWPWSRQKTPKQLLKLTGKDTMIRQTVDRVVSEIPLENIYVVTASSQADCIKRELSALPERNIISEPFGRNTAACIGLAATIIRKRDADAIMAVMTADHIIEPADVFLRGLRCAGKIAMKTDVLVTFGIKPDNPSVNYGYIKRGQYGESIDGFSVFDVNAFMEKPDRATAEKFLQSGKYYWNSGIFVWSVSTILEGIEKYMPTLASGLGRIGAALDSSEEATVIRDEYERFENVSIDYGVMEKISNVKVIEAEFTWDDVGSWLAVERLNTADQQNNTVLGKYCGLDSTGNIIVGDQERLIATVNVSDLIVVNTKDATLVCDKNSAEDIKKLLGLLKEKGLDSFL from the coding sequence ATGAGTTATGCGGTGATTATGGCTGGAGGTTCCGGTACGAGGTTTTGGCCTTGGAGCAGGCAAAAAACACCGAAGCAACTCTTGAAACTTACGGGAAAAGATACCATGATCAGGCAGACTGTTGATCGAGTTGTATCAGAGATCCCTTTAGAAAATATTTATGTTGTAACGGCTTCTTCTCAGGCAGATTGTATAAAGAGAGAACTCTCGGCCCTGCCGGAACGGAACATTATTTCTGAACCGTTTGGCCGTAATACCGCAGCTTGTATTGGTCTTGCGGCGACAATAATACGTAAAAGAGATGCTGATGCCATTATGGCGGTGATGACGGCTGATCACATAATTGAACCTGCAGATGTTTTTTTAAGAGGGTTACGATGTGCGGGAAAGATTGCGATGAAAACAGACGTCCTTGTTACCTTTGGGATTAAGCCGGATAATCCCTCTGTGAATTACGGTTATATTAAGAGGGGCCAATATGGGGAGAGTATTGATGGTTTTTCGGTTTTTGATGTAAATGCCTTTATGGAGAAACCGGATCGGGCTACCGCTGAGAAATTTTTGCAGAGTGGAAAATATTATTGGAATAGCGGTATTTTTGTCTGGTCAGTTAGTACTATATTGGAAGGAATAGAGAAATATATGCCAACATTAGCATCAGGCCTGGGAAGGATTGGAGCGGCATTGGATTCTTCTGAAGAGGCAACGGTAATTCGTGATGAATATGAGAGATTTGAGAATGTATCAATAGATTATGGGGTTATGGAAAAGATCTCAAACGTCAAGGTTATTGAGGCTGAATTTACATGGGATGATGTCGGCTCCTGGCTTGCGGTAGAGCGTTTAAATACCGCTGACCAACAGAATAATACGGTTCTGGGGAAATATTGTGGTCTTGATTCTACGGGAAATATCATTGTTGGGGATCAGGAACGTTTAATAGCAACGGTAAATGTATCTGATCTGATTGTCGTAAATACGAAAGATGCAACTCTCGTTTGTGATAAAAACAGTGCAGAGGATATTAAAAAGTTGCTTGGCCTTTTAAAGGAAAAAGGGCTTGATAGCTTTCTCTAG
- a CDS encoding 16S rRNA (uracil(1498)-N(3))-methyltransferase, with protein sequence MSVNRFYAPFHHGLQDLWLDYSETHHLLHVKRVSVGDMIVLFNGLGDECDARIVEVKSGRAKVEIGRIKAISREGDVAIDIAFAIPKGRYSQFLVQKCTELGVQRLIPTHFERSVVRIKAGASDKIEKWKRVVIEASKQSGRNIITEITAVSEFDTVLKRVGDYDLSLVACSQSETNNFKNVLQEHQKIHSIIGFIGPEGGFTTREMHLARDAGCQFVNLGKQILRVETAAIAVSSILSYHYRN encoded by the coding sequence TTGAGTGTAAATCGTTTTTATGCCCCATTTCATCATGGTTTACAAGATTTGTGGCTTGATTATTCAGAAACGCACCATTTACTCCATGTGAAAAGAGTGAGTGTTGGTGATATGATTGTTTTGTTTAACGGCCTGGGTGATGAATGTGATGCCAGGATTGTTGAAGTAAAAAGTGGAAGGGCTAAAGTGGAAATAGGCAGGATCAAGGCCATCAGCAGGGAGGGGGACGTAGCGATTGATATTGCATTTGCAATTCCCAAAGGGAGATATTCTCAATTTCTTGTCCAGAAATGTACAGAATTGGGTGTTCAAAGGTTGATACCCACACATTTTGAACGTAGTGTGGTGAGGATTAAGGCTGGAGCTTCGGACAAGATTGAAAAGTGGAAGAGGGTAGTTATTGAAGCGTCAAAACAGTCTGGCCGGAATATAATTACAGAGATTACGGCTGTTTCAGAATTTGATACTGTTCTGAAAAGAGTGGGAGATTATGATCTTTCTCTTGTTGCATGTTCCCAGTCTGAAACAAATAATTTTAAAAATGTATTGCAAGAGCATCAAAAAATACATAGTATAATAGGCTTTATTGGCCCCGAGGGAGGATTTACTACAAGAGAGATGCATTTGGCAAGGGATGCAGGTTGTCAGTTTGTTAATCTGGGAAAACAGATTCTTCGGGTGGAAACAGCCGCAATTGCTGTTTCATCGATACTGTCTTATCACTATCGTAACTGA
- the ilvB gene encoding biosynthetic-type acetolactate synthase large subunit, translating to MPRTGSQILIDALKEEKVEYVFGLPGGAVIPLFDHLMDSDIKFILTRHEQGAGHAADGYARATGKVGVCIVTSGPGATNLTTAIATANMDSVPMVAITGQVKTQLIGNDAFQEADVTGITRSISKHNYLVKDIRDLGRIVKEAFYIASTGRPGAVVIDLPVDVTTDTWDGEIPEKVNLRGYKPVYEGNLRQIKIAAEAINRAKRPVVYAGGGVISSNSSEQLIELARKANLPVSTTLLAMGAFPEDDDLSLGMLGMHGTAYANYAVHESDLLIAVGARFDDRITGKVETFAPNAVVIHIDIDPTSISKNIKVDIPVVGDAKRILVELIKYVNYVERKEWFESILEWKKKYPLSYQNSSNEIKPQYVVEQICEVTKDKAIITTEVGQHQMWAAQFYTYTKPRSFLSSGGLGTMGFGFPASLGAKLGCPDKIVIDIAGDGSFQMNIQELSTAVNYNLSVIVAILNNGFLGMVRQWQELFYNKRYSQTRLVGSPDFVKVAEGYGATGFLVERKEDVRPVIEKAISVGGPVVIDFRVSPEENVFPMIPAGGAVHQMIGGMA from the coding sequence ATGCCCAGAACAGGATCTCAAATTCTCATAGATGCATTAAAAGAGGAGAAGGTTGAATACGTTTTCGGTCTGCCGGGTGGAGCAGTAATACCTCTTTTTGATCACTTGATGGATTCTGATATTAAATTCATTTTGACGCGCCATGAGCAGGGTGCCGGTCATGCAGCGGATGGTTATGCTCGTGCTACCGGCAAGGTGGGGGTGTGCATTGTTACCTCGGGTCCGGGTGCAACAAATTTAACAACCGCAATAGCTACTGCAAACATGGACTCTGTACCCATGGTGGCTATTACCGGACAGGTCAAGACACAATTGATAGGTAATGATGCATTTCAGGAAGCTGATGTTACGGGCATTACGCGCTCGATTTCAAAGCATAACTATCTGGTTAAGGATATTAGAGATTTGGGCAGGATTGTTAAGGAGGCTTTTTACATTGCCTCCACGGGAAGACCGGGTGCTGTGGTGATTGATTTACCCGTGGATGTGACAACGGATACATGGGATGGAGAGATACCTGAAAAGGTGAATCTTCGAGGGTATAAGCCGGTTTATGAAGGCAACCTGCGTCAGATAAAGATAGCAGCCGAAGCAATAAACAGGGCTAAAAGGCCTGTGGTTTATGCAGGAGGAGGCGTAATAAGCTCGAATAGTTCAGAACAGCTCATTGAGTTGGCAAGAAAGGCAAATCTGCCGGTCAGCACCACATTGCTTGCAATGGGTGCTTTTCCTGAAGATGACGACCTTTCGTTGGGTATGCTCGGGATGCATGGGACTGCCTATGCCAATTATGCTGTTCATGAATCTGATTTGCTCATCGCTGTGGGTGCAAGATTCGATGATAGAATTACCGGAAAAGTGGAGACTTTTGCTCCGAATGCGGTAGTCATACATATAGATATTGATCCGACATCTATCAGTAAAAATATAAAGGTTGATATACCGGTTGTTGGCGATGCGAAAAGAATATTGGTAGAATTAATTAAATATGTAAACTACGTTGAACGAAAAGAGTGGTTTGAAAGCATCCTGGAGTGGAAGAAGAAATATCCGCTATCATACCAAAACAGCTCGAACGAGATAAAACCTCAGTATGTAGTTGAACAGATTTGTGAGGTGACCAAGGATAAGGCTATAATTACTACTGAAGTCGGGCAGCATCAGATGTGGGCGGCACAGTTTTACACCTATACAAAGCCAAGGAGTTTTCTCTCATCAGGGGGTCTGGGTACAATGGGGTTTGGTTTTCCGGCCTCTTTGGGAGCCAAGCTGGGCTGCCCTGATAAGATCGTCATTGACATTGCTGGTGATGGTAGTTTTCAAATGAATATTCAGGAACTAAGTACTGCAGTAAATTACAATCTGTCCGTGATTGTTGCAATTCTGAATAATGGTTTTCTTGGCATGGTCCGGCAGTGGCAAGAGCTGTTTTATAATAAGAGATATTCTCAGACTCGCCTTGTAGGTAGCCCTGATTTTGTAAAGGTGGCAGAGGGGTATGGTGCTACTGGTTTTCTGGTTGAAAGAAAAGAGGATGTCAGGCCTGTCATTGAGAAAGCTATTTCTGTCGGAGGGCCTGTTGTAATTGATTTCAGGGTCTCACCTGAAGAAAATGTATTTCCAATGATTCCTGCTGGTGGTGCTGTCCATCAGATGATCGGAGGGATGGCATAG